Proteins from one Cyclopterus lumpus isolate fCycLum1 chromosome 11, fCycLum1.pri, whole genome shotgun sequence genomic window:
- the LOC117738772 gene encoding major histocompatibility complex class I-related gene protein-like, whose product MTWTLCLLMMSLHGAAAVTHSLKYFYTASSGVPNFPEFVSVGLVDELPISHYDSKTRRAEPKQDWMRRVTEQDPQYWKRETEISLNIQHVYKVNIETLKQRFNETGGVHIFQRMSGCEWDDETGEVKGYQQYGFDGEDFLSYDHETESYIAPRQQAVITQQRWNNNKALMENIKHYYTEECPEYLKKYVNYGRSSLMRTELPSVSLLQKTPSSPVCCHATGFYPTTATLFWRKDGEELHEDVDPGEILPNHDGSFQMSVDLKLSSVPAEDWRRYECVFQLSGVKDIIVTPLEEAVIRTNREKSSDTTIITIILIVLAVGALLAVAVGGVAYKKRTAQCPPSPDNSSELSEKLNPETQ is encoded by the exons TGACTCACTCTCTGAAGTACTTCTACACTGCGTCCTCTGGAGTCCCAAACTTCCCAGAGTTTGTGTCTGTTGGGCTGGTTGATGAACTTCCAATAAGTCACTATGACAGTAAGACCAGGAGAGCAGAACCCAAACAGGACTGGATGAGGAGAGTCACAGAACAGGATCCTCAGTACTggaagagagagactgagatcTCTTTGAACATCCAGCATGTCTACAAAGTCAACATTGAAACTCTAAAGCAGCGCTTCAATGAAACTGGAG gtgtccACATTTTCCAGAGGATGTCCGGCTGTGAATGGGACGATGAGACtggtgaggtcaaaggttatcAACAGTATGGTTTTGATGGAGAAGACTTCCTGTCTTATGACCATGAGACAGAGTCCTACATCGCTCCCAGACAACAGGCTGTCATCACCCAACAGAGGTGGAATAACAACAAAGCTCTGATGGAAAACATAAAGCACTACTACACTGAGGAGTGTCCTGAGTACCTGAAGAAGTATGTGAACTATGGGAGGAGCTCTCTGATGAGAACAG agCTTCCCTCAGTGTCTCTCCTCCAGAAGACTCCCTCCTCTCCAGTCTGCTGCCACGCTACAGGCTTCTACCCGACCACAGCCACACTGTTCTGgaggaaagatggagaggagctGCACGAGGACGTGGACCCAGGAGAGATCCTCCCCAACCACGACGGATCCTTCCAGATGAGCGTGGACCTGAAGCTCTCATCAGTCCCAGCTGAAGACTGGAGGAGGTacgagtgtgtgtttcagctgtcTGGTGTGAAGGACATCATCGTCACCCCACTGGAAGAAGCTGTGATCAGGACCAACAGAG AGAAGTCTTCtgacaccaccatcatcaccatcatcctcatcgtcCTCGCTGTGGGGGCTCTTCTGGCTGTCGCTGTGGGGGGAGTGGCTTACAAaaagaggacag CCCAATGCCCTCCGAGTCCTGACAACAGCTCCGAGCTCTCTGAGAAACTGAACCCTGAGACTCAGTGA